The following are encoded in a window of Wolbachia endosymbiont (group B) of Hofmannophila pseudospretella genomic DNA:
- the ltrA gene encoding group II intron reverse transcriptase/maturase, translating into MITSKPVSASTKSFEAWKQLPWKKCQKVIVRLQRRIVKAVQEGRWGKVKTLQHLLTRSFSGKALAVKRVTENQGKNTAGVDRQLWSTCNAKFQGIKQLKQRGYKPSPLKRIYISKSNGKRRPLGIPTIKDRAMQALYLFALEPIAETISDRHSYGFRPKRSCADATVACHLLLASRNQLQWILEGDIKGCFDNINHEWLMKHIPMEKKILHSWLKAGFLESKTLYPTTAGTPQGGIISPILANLALNGLEKLLESRFGKLGSRKRNKIRSGVNVIRYADDFIISGFTHEVLEKEVKPLVSSFLHERGLILSEEKTKITSITTGFDFLGCNVRRYNKKLIIKPSKESIKRLLNKARTLIKANIANTQAIVIKSLNSLLRGWGNYYHHVCAKKAFRKIDNEIWHSLWKWAKKRHPRKGLRWIKNRYFKVMGQRQWVFAAPLCKNKPKEIRYLRLLKLIDIPIRRHVKIRADANPLDLKWKKYFDERVKRTRMLASSFSREGSLLLVSPLRMMFPEES; encoded by the coding sequence ATGATTACAAGTAAACCTGTAAGTGCATCTACCAAAAGCTTTGAAGCATGGAAGCAGTTGCCATGGAAGAAATGCCAGAAAGTTATTGTGAGGCTACAAAGACGTATTGTTAAGGCTGTCCAAGAAGGAAGATGGGGTAAGGTAAAAACTTTACAACATCTTCTCACACGCTCTTTTAGCGGAAAAGCTTTGGCTGTTAAGAGAGTAACTGAAAACCAAGGAAAAAACACAGCGGGTGTAGATCGTCAACTATGGTCAACTTGCAATGCTAAATTTCAAGGAATAAAGCAGTTAAAGCAAAGAGGATATAAACCTTCTCCGCTAAAACGGATTTATATCAGTAAATCTAATGGCAAAAGAAGACCTCTTGGAATACCCACGATAAAAGATAGAGCCATGCAAGCATTATATCTGTTTGCTCTGGAACCGATAGCTGAAACGATCAGTGATCGTCACTCCTATGGCTTTAGACCTAAAAGATCCTGTGCAGATGCTACAGTAGCTTGTCATTTGTTACTGGCAAGTCGTAATCAACTACAATGGATACTTGAAGGTGATATCAAAGGATGCTTTGACAACATTAATCATGAATGGCTTATGAAGCATATTCCTATGGAGAAAAAAATTCTGCATAGTTGGTTAAAAGCTGGCTTCCTAGAATCAAAAACTCTGTATCCCACAACTGCAGGTACCCCGCAAGGTGGTATAATTTCTCCAATACTAGCCAATTTAGCCTTAAACGGACTTGAAAAGTTATTGGAAAGTCGATTTGGTAAACTCGGCAGTAGAAAAAGAAACAAAATCAGAAGTGGAGTGAATGTAATCAGATACGCAGACGACTTTATTATTTCAGGTTTCACACATGAAGTACTGGAAAAGGAAGTTAAGCCTTTAGTATCATCTTTTCTTCATGAGCGAGGTTTAATTCTGTCAGAAGAGAAGACAAAGATTACATCTATCACAACAGGGTTTGACTTTCTTGGTTGTAATGTACGTAGATATAATAAGAAGTTAATTATTAAACCTTCGAAAGAAAGTATTAAAAGACTTCTTAATAAAGCACGTACATTGATAAAAGCAAATATAGCGAACACTCAGGCTATAGTAATTAAGTCACTCAACTCTCTACTGAGAGGATGGGGAAATTACTATCACCATGTGTGTGCTAAAAAAGCGTTTAGAAAGATCGACAATGAAATTTGGCATAGTTTATGGAAATGGGCAAAGAAAAGACATCCTCGTAAAGGATTACGTTGGATAAAGAATCGTTACTTCAAAGTAATGGGTCAACGCCAATGGGTTTTTGCTGCACCCCTATGCAAGAACAAACCAAAAGAGATACGGTATTTAAGACTGCTTAAGCTGATTGATATACCTATCAGACGACATGTTAAAATCAGAGCGGATGCAAATCCCCTTGACTTAAAATGGAAAAAGTATTTTGATGAGAGAGTGAAACGAACAAGAATGTTAGCAAGCTCTTTCTCAAGAGAAGGTTCTCTACTGTTGGTGTCACCATTAAGAATGATGTTTCCTGAGGAATCATGA
- the nuoE gene encoding NADH-quinone oxidoreductase subunit NuoE: MKEKEEEFSFTSDNLKKAKKSIEMYPKGREGSAVMPLLYLIQEQCGWVSESAMRYVADMLHIPHIRVYEVANFYTMYNLKPVGKYLIQVCRTTPCWLCNSEEVLSTFKKKLGINIGETTKDNLFTLKEVECLGACVNAPVVQINNDFYEHLTPEKVENIIAELSSK, encoded by the coding sequence ATGAAAGAGAAAGAAGAGGAGTTTAGTTTTACATCAGATAACCTGAAGAAAGCGAAAAAGTCTATAGAGATGTATCCTAAAGGTAGAGAAGGTAGTGCTGTTATGCCTTTACTGTATCTGATTCAAGAGCAATGCGGATGGGTTTCTGAATCTGCTATGCGTTATGTTGCTGATATGCTGCATATTCCACATATTCGTGTATACGAAGTGGCAAATTTTTACACCATGTATAATTTAAAACCAGTAGGTAAATATCTGATACAAGTTTGTAGAACAACTCCTTGCTGGTTATGTAATAGCGAGGAAGTTTTAAGTACCTTTAAAAAGAAGCTTGGGATCAATATCGGTGAAACCACTAAAGATAATCTATTTACTTTAAAGGAAGTTGAATGTCTTGGTGCATGCGTTAATGCCCCTGTGGTGCAGATCAATAATGACTTTTATGAACACCTCACTCCTGAAAAAGTAGAAAATATCATAGCAGAGCTTTCAAGCAAATAG
- a CDS encoding GNAT family N-acetyltransferase, whose protein sequence is MQNKKICYSSLIIQNLKDYILYATNLSKWEIHDEFDNVIFTVNGTRESLFNFVFCEDQCTELSICRTLDYLKARNIEATWIISPRIKIGGTLEKCEIKHVSTPKKVLLNIKDYFLPDDAVPNLKFNVVNSSELLEQLDLHTSKIFYHRISIVSTFFRQLSNCDDKSSRLRFFLVMLNNEIVGTCGLYIQDSIAGFYSDGVLPIYRGRGIGTQMVLERIKIARQFECKYIVAHCMKPSVNLYKRLGFRVLGNLHLYTSSVQSLC, encoded by the coding sequence ATGCAGAATAAAAAAATTTGTTATTCAAGCTTAATTATTCAGAACCTGAAGGATTATATACTTTATGCAACGAATTTGTCCAAGTGGGAAATACATGACGAATTTGATAATGTTATATTTACAGTAAATGGTACCAGAGAATCGTTATTTAATTTTGTGTTTTGTGAAGATCAATGTACTGAGCTTTCCATATGCAGAACTCTAGATTATCTCAAAGCACGAAATATAGAAGCAACATGGATAATAAGTCCACGTATAAAAATAGGGGGTACTTTAGAAAAATGCGAAATAAAACACGTTAGCACACCAAAAAAAGTTTTACTCAATATAAAAGATTATTTTTTGCCTGATGATGCTGTTCCAAATTTGAAGTTCAATGTTGTAAATAGTAGTGAGCTCTTAGAGCAATTAGATTTACACACTTCTAAAATTTTTTATCACAGAATTAGTATTGTTAGCACATTTTTTCGCCAATTATCGAATTGTGATGATAAGAGCTCAAGGTTAAGATTTTTTCTTGTAATGCTAAATAACGAAATTGTTGGAACATGCGGTCTTTATATTCAAGACAGCATAGCTGGTTTTTATAGCGATGGAGTTTTACCAATTTACAGGGGTCGTGGAATAGGAACTCAAATGGTTCTAGAAAGAATAAAGATAGCTAGGCAATTTGAATGCAAATACATAGTAGCACATTGCATGAAACCTTCTGTAAACCTTTATAAGAGATTAGGCTTTAGGGTATTGGGCAATCTTCACTTATATACCTCTTCAGTACAATCTCTTTGCTGA
- the tgt gene encoding tRNA guanosine(34) transglycosylase Tgt → MEKFSFRITKQSGSARVGTIKTPNGNIETPAFIFCATKAAIKAADIERIREAGTQIILSNTYHLMLQPGEDTVAKLGGLHKMMGWSGPMLTDSGGYQIFSLGHGSVSEEIKGIRQKQKTLIKINEDGAIFRSYINGKTYCLTPEKSIQIQQKLGADLILVLDECTPFHVSKEYTKKSMLMSHRWAERSLNEFEKNNDGKQALYGISQGGVYQDLRGESCDFINNLPFFGQAIGGSLGQSKEQMYDVVSFTMERLKKERPTHLLGIGGIVDIFRGVELGVDTFDCVHPTRLARHGGALVKVKNRDSISSKRKEHINLRNQRFELDDNPIENDCLCFTCRKHSRAYIHHLLKAKELLAYTLVTIHNVFFMNKLMESIRQAILNDRLDQEKNNWISEIPLHCELYT, encoded by the coding sequence ATGGAAAAGTTTTCGTTTAGGATAACCAAGCAATCAGGTTCTGCAAGAGTTGGCACAATTAAAACTCCAAATGGAAATATAGAAACACCAGCATTTATATTTTGTGCAACCAAAGCTGCAATTAAAGCTGCAGATATTGAGAGAATCAGGGAAGCAGGTACTCAGATAATACTTTCCAACACTTACCACCTAATGCTCCAACCAGGAGAAGATACCGTAGCAAAACTTGGTGGATTGCACAAGATGATGGGATGGAGTGGACCAATGCTCACTGATTCTGGTGGATACCAGATATTTAGTTTAGGACACGGGTCAGTTTCAGAAGAAATAAAGGGAATAAGACAGAAACAAAAAACTCTGATCAAAATTAACGAAGATGGGGCAATTTTTCGTTCTTACATAAATGGTAAAACTTATTGTCTAACTCCTGAAAAGTCTATACAAATTCAACAAAAATTAGGTGCAGATTTAATCCTAGTTTTAGATGAATGTACTCCATTCCATGTCAGTAAAGAATACACAAAAAAATCAATGCTCATGAGCCACAGATGGGCTGAACGTTCTTTAAATGAGTTTGAAAAAAATAATGATGGCAAACAGGCGCTGTATGGAATTAGCCAAGGCGGAGTGTATCAAGATTTACGTGGAGAAAGTTGTGACTTTATCAACAATTTGCCATTTTTTGGTCAAGCAATAGGTGGATCGCTTGGTCAGAGTAAAGAGCAGATGTATGACGTAGTTTCCTTTACTATGGAACGTTTAAAAAAAGAGAGGCCTACTCATTTGCTTGGTATCGGTGGAATTGTGGACATTTTTCGTGGAGTAGAGCTTGGTGTTGACACATTTGATTGTGTGCATCCAACTCGCCTCGCAAGACATGGTGGCGCACTTGTTAAAGTAAAAAACAGAGATTCTATTTCTTCAAAGCGTAAAGAGCATATTAATTTGCGAAATCAACGATTCGAACTAGATGATAACCCAATTGAAAATGACTGTTTGTGCTTTACTTGCAGAAAACATTCAAGAGCCTATATACACCATTTACTAAAAGCGAAGGAATTGCTGGCTTACACACTCGTTACCATTCACAATGTTTTCTTCATGAATAAGTTGATGGAATCAATAAGACAAGCAATATTGAATGATAGGCTAGATCAGGAAAAAAATAATTGGATTAGTGAAATACCGCTGCATTGTGAATTATATACCTAG
- a CDS encoding response regulator transcription factor — MRILLIEDDQVSARTVVNALTSDGHFCDVVTSAQDYNNNMVSSNGDYYDLVILDIHLPGDIDGYDILLRLRSAKIEVPVLILSCISAANHKAKGLGYGADDYLTKPFHKSELLARIKAIVRRTKGHPESVIKIGNMNINFDHRIVEVKGKTVHLTNKEYSMIELLALRKGAVLTKEMFLNHLYNGLDEPSDNKIVDVFMCKLRKKLESANDGISHIETVWGRGYVLKEYVDDEEYSSANISESSSDTNSHYIKNR, encoded by the coding sequence ATGCGTATATTATTAATTGAAGATGATCAAGTAAGTGCAAGGACTGTAGTTAATGCCTTAACTTCTGATGGACATTTTTGCGACGTTGTTACTTCTGCACAAGATTATAACAATAATATGGTTTCTTCAAACGGAGATTACTATGACCTAGTTATTTTAGATATACACTTGCCTGGTGATATTGACGGATATGATATACTGTTAAGATTAAGAAGTGCAAAAATCGAAGTTCCTGTTTTAATACTTTCGTGTATCTCCGCTGCCAACCATAAAGCTAAAGGACTTGGGTATGGTGCCGACGATTACTTAACCAAGCCATTTCACAAGAGCGAATTATTAGCTCGAATTAAAGCCATAGTCCGACGTACTAAAGGTCATCCCGAATCAGTGATAAAGATTGGTAATATGAATATCAATTTTGATCACAGGATTGTTGAGGTAAAAGGCAAAACAGTTCACCTTACTAACAAAGAGTATTCCATGATAGAATTGCTGGCATTGCGTAAAGGAGCAGTGTTGACAAAAGAAATGTTTTTAAACCATCTTTACAATGGCTTGGACGAACCTTCAGACAACAAAATAGTTGATGTTTTTATGTGTAAATTACGTAAAAAACTTGAAAGTGCAAATGATGGAATAAGCCACATAGAAACCGTTTGGGGTAGAGGATATGTTCTAAAAGAGTATGTTGACGATGAAGAATACTCTAGTGCTAATATAAGCGAAAGCAGTAGTGATACCAATTCCCACTATATAAAGAACAGATAG
- a CDS encoding phosphatidylglycerophosphatase A, producing MKFLYKLISTWWLSGTVKNMPGTIGSLAAYPIVPILLNDRILGTAIIFFLFLVGLWSTGNYIQHYKAPHDPKEVVIDEVVGQLLTVLLVSILLEQEMNSSVLLVCFFSFRFFDIIKVWPINLIDKNTKGPLGIMLDDVVAAILAFVFIGAFYCLLLVYAE from the coding sequence GTGAAATTTTTATATAAATTAATATCAACATGGTGGCTATCTGGCACGGTAAAAAACATGCCAGGTACTATAGGCAGCTTGGCTGCTTACCCAATTGTTCCTATATTACTCAATGACAGAATTTTAGGTACAGCAATTATTTTTTTTTTATTCTTAGTTGGATTATGGTCTACAGGCAATTATATACAACATTACAAAGCTCCGCATGATCCAAAAGAGGTAGTAATTGATGAAGTAGTTGGTCAATTGCTGACAGTACTTCTGGTTTCAATATTATTAGAACAAGAAATGAATAGCTCTGTATTGTTGGTGTGCTTTTTCTCCTTTAGGTTTTTTGATATAATAAAAGTGTGGCCTATAAATTTGATTGATAAAAATACAAAAGGTCCTTTAGGTATTATGCTAGATGATGTTGTAGCTGCAATTTTAGCCTTTGTTTTTATAGGAGCCTTTTATTGTTTATTGTTGGTTTATGCAGAATAA
- a CDS encoding NAD(P)H-dependent glycerol-3-phosphate dehydrogenase produces the protein MVISVLGAGAWGTAIAISLSSKKNVILWTRNKAIFESIKEKRESDKLPDCPISDNVSVKLAIEDVVNASVIILAVPTQSLREICHQLNDCNLKKNVAIILACKGIEKSTLKLPSEVVNEVLPNNPLAVFSGPSFAIEVARKLPYSMVLACQNEVLGSKLVSELQQENIKLYLSSDVIGIQVCAALKNVFAIACGVVLGRFGFNAHAALITKSMSEIKALYSAKVGDGNVDINTLLGPACLGDLVVTCTSLNSRNLSFGSKVANSNGSSAQQILSEGKSVIEGFNTAKSAFDLAEKLKIKMPICEAIYRLLYENTSIEDTISVLVN, from the coding sequence GTGGTAATATCAGTTTTAGGTGCTGGCGCATGGGGTACAGCAATTGCGATTTCATTAAGTAGTAAGAAAAATGTAATTTTGTGGACTCGCAATAAGGCCATATTTGAATCAATTAAAGAGAAAAGAGAAAGTGACAAGCTACCTGATTGTCCAATTTCTGATAATGTATCAGTAAAATTAGCTATTGAAGATGTAGTTAATGCTTCAGTAATAATTCTAGCTGTTCCCACTCAGTCTCTAAGGGAGATATGTCATCAATTGAATGATTGTAACCTAAAAAAAAATGTAGCAATAATTTTGGCTTGTAAGGGAATAGAAAAATCTACATTAAAATTACCTAGTGAAGTAGTCAATGAAGTTTTACCTAATAATCCTCTTGCTGTTTTTTCTGGTCCTAGCTTTGCTATAGAAGTTGCAAGAAAATTACCATATTCGATGGTCCTTGCATGTCAAAATGAAGTATTAGGTTCAAAATTAGTATCAGAGCTACAGCAAGAAAATATTAAATTGTACCTTAGTAGCGATGTTATAGGAATACAGGTTTGTGCAGCGTTAAAGAATGTTTTTGCTATAGCATGTGGGGTTGTTCTAGGTAGGTTTGGGTTTAATGCTCATGCAGCATTAATTACGAAAAGTATGAGTGAAATTAAGGCTTTATACTCAGCAAAAGTTGGTGACGGCAATGTAGATATAAATACACTACTTGGACCAGCATGCTTAGGCGATTTGGTTGTGACATGCACATCATTAAATTCGAGAAATCTATCTTTTGGATCTAAAGTAGCTAATAGTAATGGTTCTAGTGCTCAGCAGATTTTATCAGAAGGTAAGTCGGTAATTGAAGGTTTTAACACTGCTAAGTCTGCATTTGATTTAGCAGAAAAGCTAAAGATAAAAATGCCCATATGTGAAGCGATCTATAGATTGCTATATGAAAATACTTCTATAGAAGATACTATTTCTGTTCTTGTAAATTAG
- a CDS encoding succinate dehydrogenase iron-sulfur subunit, which yields MVQFSLPKNSKVNKKGKIYPTPTGAKNIRRFQIYRWSADDDKNPRIDTFFIDMDNCGPMVLDVLIKIKDEIDSTLTFRRSCREGICGSCAMNIDGTNTLACTKSIHDIKGEVKIYPLPHMYIVKDLVPDLSQFYEQYKSIKPWLQTDKSALKNKEYFQSPEDRKKLDGLSDCILCACCSTGCPSYWWNGDKFLGPAILLQAYRWIADSRDNKKEERLASLNDPFKLYRCHTIMNCTKTCPKGLNPAKAIAKVKQLMVEREGI from the coding sequence ATGGTTCAGTTTTCTTTACCAAAAAATTCTAAAGTTAATAAAAAGGGCAAGATTTATCCTACTCCTACTGGAGCAAAAAATATTAGAAGATTTCAAATTTATCGTTGGTCTGCTGATGATGATAAAAATCCAAGAATAGACACATTTTTTATCGATATGGATAATTGTGGCCCTATGGTACTTGATGTATTAATAAAAATAAAGGATGAAATAGATTCGACCTTAACTTTTAGACGCTCTTGCAGAGAAGGAATATGCGGATCTTGTGCAATGAATATTGATGGTACCAACACTCTTGCATGCACTAAATCTATACATGATATAAAAGGTGAAGTAAAAATATATCCACTACCTCATATGTATATAGTAAAGGATCTAGTTCCAGATCTAAGCCAATTTTATGAGCAATACAAATCGATTAAACCTTGGTTACAAACAGATAAATCTGCCTTAAAAAATAAAGAATACTTTCAATCTCCTGAAGATAGAAAAAAATTGGATGGTCTGTCTGATTGTATACTATGTGCTTGCTGTTCGACTGGTTGCCCAAGCTATTGGTGGAATGGTGATAAATTTTTAGGGCCAGCGATATTACTGCAAGCTTATAGATGGATTGCTGACAGTCGTGATAATAAGAAAGAAGAAAGACTTGCTTCTTTAAACGACCCATTTAAGTTGTATCGTTGTCATACAATAATGAATTGTACAAAAACCTGCCCGAAAGGGCTTAACCCAGCAAAAGCGATAGCGAAAGTAAAACAGCTTATGGTAGAGAGAGAAGGAATTTGA